From Quercus lobata isolate SW786 chromosome 1, ValleyOak3.0 Primary Assembly, whole genome shotgun sequence, one genomic window encodes:
- the LOC115988808 gene encoding protein NRT1/ PTR FAMILY 2.6-like — protein MESREAQISSSGTKRGGWITFPFISGAAAGFTLGGVGWLANLIVFLIQEFHVKSINAAQIYNIANGSTNLFPIIGAIVADSFLGSFAVTAISASISLLGIILITLTVILDPLRPQSCNNGSSLCTPPSNVQYAVLYAGLAMASFGLGGTRFTIATMGANQFDKPKDRQIFFNWYFFTFYFASAVSNMAIVYIEDNVSWRVGFGICAITNFIGLAFLLLGNRFYLHDKPQGSPFTSIVRVIVATIQKWKIELSSNIEDYYYKHDGITETATIPKMSFRFLNRAAFKTEGDVGSDGSIAKPWRICTIQQVEDLKTLIRIFPLWLSGIFLSTPIGVQGSLTILQALSMDRHLGPHFQIPAGSILVVCMISTSVFLAIIDHFLCPMWQKLTHRSPTYLQRIGLGHVLNILSMAISALVEAKRLKIAQAHHLQDQPGAIVPMLALWLFPQLALVGIGEAFHLGQIALYYQEFPMALRSTSTAMIAMIIGIAFYLSTALIDLVRKVTGWLPNNINNGRLDNVYWLLVVVGVLNFGYYSVCASLYRYQNVEKEEEGSNSGTNR, from the exons ATGGAAAGTAGAGAAGCCCAAATTTCGAGCTCTGGTACCAAACGTGGTGGCTGGATCACCTTCCCCTTCATCAGtg GAGCGGCGGCGGGTTTCACACTTGGAGGCGTAGGATGGTTGGCAAACCTGATCGTTTTTCTGATTCAGGAGTTCCATGTGAAAAGCATAAACGCAGCTCAGATTTATAACATAGCGAATGGTAGCACCAATTTGTTTCCGATCATTGGAGCAATAGTTGCTGACTCTTTCCTTGGTTCTTTCGCTGTTACCGCAATTTCTGCCTCTATCTCTTTGCTG GGCATAATTCTCATAACCTTGACTGTAATACTTGATCCCCTGAGACCTCAGTCATGTAATAATGGATCAAGCTTGTGCACACCACCCTCGAATGTCCAATATGCAGTCCTATACGCTGGTTTAGCTATGGCAAGTTTTGGGTTGGGAGGTACACGATTTACCATTGCAACAATGGGAGCAAACCAATTTGATAAGCCAAAGGATCGACAAATTTTCTTCAACTGGTATTTCTTTACTTTCTATTTTGCCTCTGCGGTTAGCAACATGGCTATTGTCTACATTGAGGATAATGTAAGTTGGAGAGTGGGATTTGGCATATGTGCaattactaacttcattggctTGGCCTTTCTCTTATTGGGAAACCGCTTCTACCTTCACGATAAGCCACAAGGGAGCCCATTCACAAGTATAGTTCGTGTTATTGTTGCCACTATTCAAAAATGGAAGATTGAACTCTCATCCAACATCGAGGATTACTACTACAAGCATGATGGAATCACAGAAACAGCTACAATACCTAAAATGAGCTTCAG GTTCCTCAATCGTGCAGCATTTAAAACAGAAGGAGATGTTGGATCGGATGGTTCAATTGCGAAACCTTGGAGGATATGCACAATACAACAAGTAGAAGATCTCAAAACCCTTATTAGGATTTTCCCTTTATGGTTATCAGGTATATTCTTAAGTACCCCAATAGGAGTCCAAGGCAGTTTGACAATTCTCCAAGCTTTATCCATGGATCGCCACCTTGGGCCTCATTTTCAAATCCCTGCTGGGTCTATCCTAGTTGTATGCATGATCTCCACATCTGTATTTCTTGCAATTATTGATCACTTCCTATGTCCTATGTGGCAGAAGCTAACTCATAGGTCTCCTACATACCTCCAACGAATAGGATTAGGACATGTGCTAAACATTCTAAGTATGGCAATTTCAGCACTAGTGGAAGCGAAGCGACTCAAAATAGCCCAAGCCCACCATCTCCAAGATCAGCCTGGGGCCATAGTGCCCATGTTGGCATTGTGGCTATTTCCACAATTAGCTTTGGTTGGCATCGGAGAAGCATTTCATTTAGGACAAATAGCATTATATTATCAAGAATTTCCTATGGCACTTAGAAGTACATCAACTGCAATGATTGCAATGATTATAGGGATTGCCTTTTATTTGAGCACGGCTTTGATTGATCTTGTCCGAAAGGTTACTGGATGGTTaccaaataatataaataatggGAGGCTAGATAATGTGTATTGGTTGTTAGTTGTGGTGGGAGTGCTTAACTTTGGTTATTACTCGGTGTGCGCTTCTTTATACAGGTATCAAAATgttgaaaaggaagaagaaggtaGTAATTCTGGCACTAATAGATGA
- the LOC115953191 gene encoding uncharacterized protein LOC115953191 gives MRHRDHCQENHFFDNSSCEPSSRQATLRLRFSDTDSLYVVTLKAKAIIVDGVSRVEEDEELLDPSIRRDCMAKPKKILSSAVESRVLRRVKEEFGVLGFVGLGGFGNMRFDAVYEWKGLKLEVDESDFEFRTLYEIECESSDLEKVKKLIEEIGIFLGKLKREKGIQENVGVFTLMAFWYKTRSSVKGQVLVDFVPKFSSRRGKEMVCPIEIIPWKVFADGASSTLGAGVGIVVITLEGIKLEHSFRLGFKVSNNEAEYVALLVELRVVSDLGVKEVKVYLDSRLVVNQVQGSFEVKDPQMMEYLLLVKQTMDCFPSVKVVQVARGQNRHINSLATLASSSIDGIPRLIKVELVAELSISAGLGVSLVATIEPCWMDSIINFLTEDRVPADEKEAKKCLHPSKIEELLAELYDGLCGSHVGGYSLAHRAMTQGFWCPRMQKDANEYARKCEQCQRHAPMIHQPVGNLNPISSPWPFAQWGLDIVGPFSQAIGNQRFVLVAVNYFTKWAEVEALVNIRDVDVKNLGITNWYSTLAYPQSNSQAEATNKAVVNRLKRRLEGAKGRWAEELSNVLWAYLTTPRRSTGDTPFSLTYGAEAVISTGVNLCSAQVSGFSLVKNSELMLKQLNLLEESWELATIWLAEYQQKLARRYNKNVRKREFGVGDSIL, from the exons ATGAGGCACAGAGACCACTGCCAAGAGAACCACTTCTTCGACAACTCTTCCTGTGAGCCCTCATCGCGTCAAGCCACCCTCCGTCTTCGATTCTCCGACACCGACTCTCTCTATGTCGTCACTCTCAAGGCCAAAGCCATTATCGTCGATGGTGTCAGCCGCGTCGAGGAGGATGAGGAACTGTTGGACCCGTCAATCAGAAGAGACTGCATGGCCAAGCCGAAGAAGATTCTTTCAAGCGCAGTAGAgtctagggttttgaggagggTGAAGGAGGAGTTTGGGGTGCTAGGGTTTGTGGGGTTAGGAGGGTTTGGGAAT ATGCGATTCGATGCCGTGTATGAATGGAAAGGTTTGAAATTGGAGGTGGATGAGAGTGATTTCGAGTTTAGGACTCTGTATGAGATTGAATGCGAAAGTAGTGATCTTGAGAAGGTCAAGAAATTGATCGAAGAGATTGGAATTTTCTTAGGAAAGTtaaagagggaaaagggaatCCAAGAAAATGTTGGGGTTTTCACTTtaatggcattttg GTATAAGACAAGGAGTTCGGTGAAAGGTCAGGTTCTAGTTGATTTTGTTCCAAAGTTTTCCTCGAGAAGGGGGAAGGAGATGGTCTGCCCTATAGAGATAATCCCGTGGAAGGTATTCGCGGACGGTGCATCCAGCACATTAGGAGCCGGGGTTGGGATCGTCGTCATCACCCTAGAAGGAATAAAATTGGAACATTCCTTTAGATTAGGCTTTAAGGTCTCCaacaacgaagccgagtatgtGGCCTTGCTGGTCGAGTTGAGAGTTGTATCAGATCTGGGTGTTAAGGAGGTAAAAGTCTATTTAGATTCTCGATTGGTGGTCAATCAGGTACAAGGAAGCTTTGAGGTCAAGGATCCCCAGATGATGGAGTACTTACTGTTGGTGAAGCAAACAATGGACTGCTTTCCAAGCGTCAAAGTGGTTCAGGTGGCAAGGGGGCAGAACCGGCACATTAACTCTTTGGCCACGTTGGCGTCATCATCAATTGATGGAATTCCTCGATTAATAAAAGTGGAGCTGGTAGCAGAATTAAGTATCAGTGCAGGATTAGGAGTCTCATTGGTGGCAACGATTGAGCCGTGTTGGATGGATTCGATCATCAACTTCTTAACCGAGGATCGGGTACCAGCTGATGAGAAGGAAGCAAAAAAA TGTTTGCACCCCAGCAAGATTGAGGAACTCCTAGCCGAGCTATATGACGGGCTATGCGGCAGTCATGTGGGGGGATATTCATTAGCTCACCGAGCAATGACTCAAGGATTTTGGTGTCCACGAATGCAAAAGGATGCTAACGAGTATGCACGAAAATGTGAGCAATGTCAAAGGCACGCCCCTATGATCCACCAACCAGTAGGGAACTTGAATCCCATTAGTAGCCCCTGGCCCTTTGCGCAGTGGGGGCTAGATATCGTTGGTCCATTCTCTCAGGCAATAGGAAACCAGAGGTTTGTCCTAGTAGCCGTaaattacttcaccaaatgggcaGAGGTAGAGGCGTTGGTGAACATCCGGGATGTGGATGTTAAGAA CCTTGGCATCACAAATTGGTATTCCACCCTGGCATATCCACAGAGCAACAGTCAAGCCGAGGCCACCAACAAGGCCGTTGTGAACAGGTTGAAGAGGAGGTTAGAAGGTGCTAAGGGCAGGTGGGCAGAGGAGTTGTCCAATGTTCTATGGGCATACCTAACTACCCCGAGAAGGTCCACAGGAGACACCCCGTTCTCCTTAACATATGGAGCGGAAGCAGTCATATCGACAGGGGTGAACTTGTGCAGTGCCCAAGTTTCAGGATTTAGCCTCGTCAAGAATTCAGAGTTGATGCTGAAACAGTTAAACTTGTTGGAAGAATCCTGGGAATTAGCAACTATATGGCTGGCAGAATATCAGCAAAAACTTGCTCGGAGATACAACAAGAACGTGAGGAAAAGGGAGTTTGGAGTGGGGGATTCGATACTTTGA